The following coding sequences lie in one Nocardioides sambongensis genomic window:
- the brxL gene encoding BREX system Lon protease-like protein BrxL produces the protein MTGQTDLAEAVDDFPDGVDDAPAHAGPPAKSALDQKINDVFGGAVVRKDLVKAVKGNAIVPSFVLEYLLGQYAASDDEATIQSGIESVRKILADHYVHRNQAELIKSNIREKGRYRVIDKVQVQLNEKDDTYEAEFANLGIKQVLVSPATIKAHPKLLVGGVWCICDIEYQHSDNARVVPWILGSIKPIQLSNFDFDGYVSSRREFSTDEWIDLLIQSIGFNPELFGRRAKLIQLVRLIPFVERNYNLVELGPKGTGKSHIFSEFSPHGMLISGGEVTVPKLFVNNSNGRIGLVGYWDVVAFDEFAGKKKRTDKALVDIMKNYMANKSFSRGVETLGAEASMVFVGNTSHNVPYMLKHSDLFDELPESYHDSAYLDRLHFYIPGWEVDTIRSEMFSDGYGFVVDYIAEVLKSMRDADYSDRYQQHFTLGSDISTRDRDGIHKTFSGLMKIIYPHGEATKDQIEEILRFAVEGRKRVKDQILRIDSTMVEVKFGYADKAGDWRAVTTLEEDEYPAYYNHRSGSTGSDMATEDGSAVEAASTGSAVDAAPKSEPLFEGHRDFQENQRGVSYESLLLPYLRGATDIRIVDPYIRLPHQGRNLVDLLALVASVKDPADEVAVKLVTKEDKGDFQQQHLLMLKDIQDGAASFGIKFNVEWDETIHDRSITTDNGWKILLGRGLDIFQKGSGSQYDMGARRQEFRQVVAFGVTYIKESQGA, from the coding sequence ATGACCGGACAAACCGACCTCGCCGAGGCCGTCGACGATTTCCCCGACGGCGTCGATGACGCGCCAGCTCATGCGGGTCCGCCTGCGAAGTCCGCCCTCGATCAGAAGATCAACGACGTCTTCGGCGGCGCAGTCGTACGCAAGGACTTGGTCAAGGCCGTCAAAGGCAACGCCATCGTGCCCTCGTTCGTCCTGGAGTACCTCCTGGGCCAGTACGCCGCTTCAGACGACGAGGCGACGATCCAGTCCGGCATCGAGAGCGTTCGCAAGATCCTCGCGGACCACTACGTCCACCGAAACCAGGCCGAGCTGATCAAGTCGAACATTCGTGAGAAGGGCCGCTACCGCGTCATCGACAAGGTGCAGGTCCAGCTCAACGAGAAGGACGACACGTACGAGGCGGAATTCGCCAACCTCGGCATCAAGCAGGTTCTCGTGTCGCCCGCGACCATCAAGGCTCACCCAAAGCTGCTTGTCGGTGGAGTGTGGTGCATCTGTGACATCGAGTACCAGCACAGCGACAACGCTCGCGTCGTTCCGTGGATTCTCGGCTCGATCAAGCCGATCCAGCTCTCCAATTTTGACTTCGATGGGTACGTCAGCTCGCGCCGGGAGTTCAGCACTGACGAGTGGATCGACCTGCTGATCCAGTCCATCGGCTTCAACCCGGAACTGTTCGGACGCCGCGCCAAGCTCATCCAGCTCGTGCGGCTCATCCCGTTCGTCGAGCGCAACTACAACCTCGTCGAGCTTGGCCCCAAGGGCACCGGAAAGTCGCACATCTTCTCGGAGTTCTCACCCCACGGCATGCTGATCTCCGGCGGTGAGGTCACCGTCCCCAAGCTCTTCGTCAACAACTCCAACGGCCGCATCGGACTCGTCGGCTACTGGGACGTCGTCGCCTTCGACGAGTTCGCCGGCAAGAAGAAGCGCACCGACAAGGCGCTTGTCGACATCATGAAGAACTACATGGCGAACAAGTCTTTCAGCCGCGGCGTCGAAACCTTGGGCGCAGAGGCGTCGATGGTCTTCGTTGGCAACACGTCGCACAACGTGCCGTACATGCTCAAGCACTCGGATCTGTTCGACGAACTCCCGGAGAGCTACCACGACTCGGCGTACCTCGATCGTCTGCACTTCTACATCCCCGGCTGGGAAGTCGACACGATCCGCAGCGAAATGTTCTCCGACGGCTACGGGTTCGTTGTCGACTACATCGCCGAAGTCCTCAAGTCGATGCGCGACGCCGACTACTCCGACCGCTACCAGCAGCACTTCACACTCGGCTCGGACATCTCCACCCGCGACCGTGACGGCATCCACAAGACCTTCTCCGGCCTCATGAAGATCATCTACCCCCACGGCGAGGCGACGAAGGATCAGATCGAGGAGATCCTCCGATTCGCCGTCGAAGGCCGCAAGCGCGTCAAGGACCAGATCCTGCGAATTGACTCCACGATGGTGGAGGTCAAGTTCGGGTACGCCGACAAGGCCGGCGACTGGCGCGCCGTCACGACCCTTGAGGAGGACGAGTACCCGGCCTACTACAACCACCGGAGCGGCAGTACCGGTAGCGACATGGCGACGGAGGACGGCTCCGCCGTCGAGGCAGCGTCGACAGGATCGGCGGTCGACGCAGCGCCGAAGTCCGAGCCGTTGTTCGAGGGGCACCGGGACTTCCAGGAGAACCAGCGTGGCGTCTCCTATGAGAGCCTGCTGCTGCCGTACCTGCGCGGAGCTACCGACATCAGGATCGTCGACCCCTACATCCGTCTGCCTCACCAAGGACGCAACCTGGTCGACCTGCTCGCGCTGGTCGCCTCGGTCAAGGATCCGGCCGACGAGGTCGCCGTCAAGCTCGTCACAAAGGAAGACAAAGGCGACTTCCAGCAGCAGCATCTCCTCATGCTCAAGGACATCCAGGACGGTGCGGCCTCGTTCGGCATCAAGTTCAACGTCGAGTGGGACGAGACCATCCACGACCGCTCGATCACCACCGACAACGGATGGAAGATCCTGCTCGGGCGCGGGCTCGACATTTTCCAGAAGGGCTCGGGGAGCCAGTACGACATGGGCGCGCGGCGCCAGGAGTTCCGTCAGGTCGTCGCCTTCGGTGTCACGTACATCAAGGAGAGTCAGGGCGCCTGA